The proteins below are encoded in one region of Anoplopoma fimbria isolate UVic2021 breed Golden Eagle Sablefish chromosome 19, Afim_UVic_2022, whole genome shotgun sequence:
- the ifitm5 gene encoding interferon-induced transmembrane protein 5 — translation MDNHSYNFPSDCTPLTNCKSARKPAGSTVVNMDNSGKNPPRDYLVWSLCNTLYVNFCCLGFMALVYSIKARDQKTQGNLQLAQECSDKAKWYNILAAGWNMLIPLLAVVLLVLLLVHLGTSEGSFDFFGEDGFQSFMKLFSW, via the exons ATGGACAACCATTCGTACAACTTCCCCTCGGACTGCACCCCGCTCACCAACTGTAAGTCGGCCCGTAAGCCGGCTGGATCCACCGTGGTGAACATGGACAACTCTGGAAAGAATCCTCCTCGGGACTATCTGGTCTGGTCACTGTGCAACACCTTGTACGTTAACTTCTGCTGCCTGGGATTCATGGCTCTCGTCTACTCCATCAAG GCCAGGGACCAGAAGACTCAAGGAAACCTGCAGCTGGCCCAGGAGTGTTCAGACAAGGCCAAGTGGTACAACATCCTGGCAGCCGGCTGGAACATGCTGATTCCACTTCTGGCTGTCGTCCTGCTCGTCCTCCTGCTCGTCCACCTGGGCACTTCAGAGGGCTCCTTCGACTTCTTCGGAGAGGACGGCTTCCAAAGCTTCATGAAACTGTTCAGCTGGTAG
- the LOC129108583 gene encoding dispanin subfamily A member 2b-like: protein MNPAGYPIQSVPLQGRNDGFPGQPGGHSVVQYTTVDITSEPPKDHIIWSLCCFVYLNPCCLGLAALIFSIKSRDRKVAGDMDGARHYGSTARCLNIWATVLNCIIVLIVIIIVTVITVSANQAFNYHTNYRYTDNNFRY from the exons ATGAATCCTGCCGGTTACCCGATCCAGAGTGTTCCATTGCAGGGGAGGAATGATGGGTTCCCTGGACAGCCTGGAGGACATTCAGTGGTTCAGTACACCACTGTGGACATCACCTCGGAGCCCCCCAAGGACCACATCATCTGGTCACTATGCTGCTTTGTGTATTTGAACCCCTGCTGCCTCGGACTGGCGGCTCTCATCTTCTCTATCAAG TCCAGAGACCGGAAGGTGGCTGGAGATATGGATGGTGCCCGACACTACGGCTCCACTGCCCGCTGCCTCAACATCTGGGCCACAGTCCTGAATTGCATCATTGTCCTCATTGTAATCATCATAGTCACCGTCATAACCGTATCAGCTAATCAGGCGTTCAATTACCATACAAATTACCGATATACAGATAACAATTTCAGATATTAA
- the LOC129107997 gene encoding uncharacterized protein LOC129107997 yields MDTGSTPLARLPDDITEARRIGRTRLWGEQEDDQADGASLEVGHGSEERCGPAGTGSEEQEARNRKQGTGSKEQEARNAAAQREQEARNRKRGTGSEEQGARNAAAQWEQEARNRKRGTGSEEQEARNRKRGTGSEEQEARNAAAQREQEARNRERGTGSEEQGARNAAAQWEQEARNRKQGTGSKEQEARNRKIPQMQIPVNCPFRTRVTNYQRDGPMCMFDNQGGAPNYYPNSFSAPEQQPQFVESKFKVSPDVARYNSADDDNFTQVRTFYTQVLNEEERQRLCQNMAGALKGAQLFIQKRMLENLKAVHPDYGNQVQTLLNKYNAEAKKNTAVHVYSRPGVSAMAASSKM; encoded by the exons ATGGACACTGGGTCCACTCCATTGGCCAGGCTACCCGATGACATCACTGAG GCAAGGCGGATAGGCAGAACCCGTCTgtggggcgaacaggaggacgacCAGGCGGACGGGGCTTCTCTGGAGGTCGGCCACG GAAGCGAGGAACGCTgcggcccagcgggaacaggaagCGAGGAACAGGAAGCGAGGAACAGGAAGCAAGGAACAGGAAGCAAGGAACAGGAAGCGAGGAACGCTgcggcccagcgggaacaggaagCGAGGAACAGGAAGCGAGGAACAGGGAGCGAGGAACAGGGAGCGAGGAACGCTGCGGCCCAGTGGGAACAGGAAGCGAGGAACAGGAAGCGAGGAACAGGGAGCGAGGAACAGGAAGCGAGGAACAGGAAGCGAGGAACAGGGAGCGAGGAACAGGAAGCGAGGAACGCTgcggcccagcgggaacaggaagCGAGGAACAGGGAGCGAGGAACAGGGAGCGAGGAACAGGGAGCGAGGAACGCTGCGGCCCAGTGGGAACAGGAAGCAAGGAACAGGAAGCAAGGAACAGGAAGCAAGGAACAGGAAGCAAGGAACAGGAAGATCCCCCAGATGCAGATCCCCGTGAACTGCCCCTTCAGGACCCGTGTGACCAACTACCAGCGTGATGGACCGATGTGCATGTTTGACAACCAAG GTGGAGCTCCAAACTACTATCCCAACAGCTTCAGTGCCCCAGAGCAGCAGCCTCAGTTTGTGGAGTCCAAGTTCAAGGTGTCTCCAGATGTGGCGCGTTACAACAGTGCAGATGATGATAATTTCACACAG GTTCGCACCTTCTACACGCAGGTCCTCAACGAAGAGGAGCGCCAGAGACTTTGCCAGAACATGGCAGGGGCCCTGAAGGGAGCCCAGCTCTTCATCCAAAAACGCATG CTTGAGAACTTGAAGGCTGTCCATCCCGACTATGGAAACCAGGTTCAGACCCTTCTCAACAAGTACAATGCGGAGGCCAAGAAG aaCACAGCTGTGCATGTGTACAGCCGTCCAGGAGTCTCAGCTATGGCTGCATCCTCCAAGATGTGA
- the LOC129108613 gene encoding dispanin subfamily A member 2b-like — MNPAGYPIESVPLQGRNDGFPGQPGGSSVVQYTTVDITSEPPKDHIIWSLCCFMYLNPCCLGLAALIFSIKSRDRKVAGDMNGARHYGSTARCLNIWATVLCCTIVLIVIITVTTITVSVNQAINYHTNSRYTENNFRY, encoded by the exons ATGAATCCTGCCGGTTACCCGATCGAGAGTGTTCCATTGCAGGGGAGGAATGATGGGTTCCCTGGACAGCCTGGAGGATCTTCAGTAGTTCAGTACACCACTGTGGACATCACCTCGGAGCCCCCCAAGGACCACATCATCTGGTCACTATGCTGCTTTATGTATTTGAACCCCTGCTGCCTCGGACTGGCGGCTCTCATCTTCTCTATCAAG TCCAGAGACCGGAAGGTGGCTGGAGATATGAATGGTGCCCGACACTACGGCTCCACTGCCCGCTGCCTCAACATCTGGGCCACAGTCCTGTGTTGCACCATTGTCCTCATTGTAATCATCACAGTCACCACCATAACCGTATCAGTTAATCAGGCGATCAATTACCATACAAATTCCCGATATACAGAAAACAATTTCAGATATTAA
- the cat gene encoding catalase, whose translation MADNRDKATDQMKAWKESRALQRPDTLTTGAGHPVGDKLNLQTAGLRGPLLVQDVVFTDEMAHFDRERIPERVVHAKGGGAFGYFEVTHDITRYCKAKVFEHVGKTTPIAIRFSTVAGESGSADTVRDPRGFAVKFYSEEGNWDLTGNNTPIFFIRDAMLFPSFIHSQKRNPQTHMKDPDMVWDFWSLRPESLHQVSFLFSDRGLPDGFRHMNGYGSHTFKLVNNDGERFYCKFHFKTDQGIKNLTVEEAERLASTNPDYAIGDLFNAIANGNHPSWTFFIQVMTFEQAEKWQFNPFDLTKVWSHKEFPLIPVGKMVLNRNPVNYFAEVEQLAFDPSNMPPGIEASPDKMLQGRLFSYPDTHRHRLGANYLQIPVNCPFRTRVTNYQRDGPMCMFDNQGGAPNYYPNSFSAPEQQPQFVESKFKVSPDVARYNSADDDNFTQVRTFYTQVLNEEERQRLCQNMAGALKGAQLFIQKRMLENLKAVHPDYGNQVQTLLNKYNAEAKKNTAVHVYSRPGVSAMAASSKM comes from the exons ATGGCTGACAACAGAGATAAAGCTACCGATCAAATGAAGGCATGGAAGGAGAGCAGGGCGCTGCAG AGGCCAGACACACTGACCACAGGGGCCGGCCATCCCGTTGGAGATAAGCTGAACCTGCAGACTGCCGGACTGAGGGGCCCCCTGCTTGTCCAAGATGTGGTCTTCACAGATGAGATGGCCCACTTTGACCGGGAACGCATCCCAGAGAGGGTGGTGCATGCCAAAGGGGGAG GGGCTTTTGGCTACTTTGAGGTGACTCATGACATCACCCGCTACTGCAAGGCAAAGGTGTTTGAACATGTCGGCAAGACTACACCTATTGCTATCCGCTTCTCCACTGTGG CTGGTGAATCAGGATCAGCAGACACGGTGCGAGACCCCCGAGGCTTTGCAGTCAAGTTTTACTCTGAGGAGGGCAACTGGGACCTGACGGGCAACAACACCCCCATTTTCTTCATCAGGGACGCCATGCTG TTCCCGTCCTTCATCCACTCCCAGAAGCGCAATCCCCAAACCCACATGAAAGACCCCGACATGGTGTGGGACTTCTGGAGCCTGAGGCCTGAGAGTCTGCATCAG GTGTCTTTCCTGTTCAGCGATCGTGGTTTGCCCGATGGGTTCCGTCACATGAACGGCTACGGCTCTCACACCTTCAAACTGGTCAATAATGATGGCGAGCGTTTTTATTGCAAGTTCCACTTCAAG ACTGATCAAGGAATAAAGAATCTCACTGTAGAGGAGGCAGAGCGCCTGGCATCCACCAACCCAGATTATGCCATTGGAGACCTGTTCAACGCCATTGCCAATGGCAACCACCCATCCTGGACCTTCTTCATCCAGGTCATGACCTTTGAGCAGGCTGAGAAGTGGCAGTTCAACCCCTTCGATCTTACCAAG GTTTGGTCACACAAGGAATTCCCTTTGATCCCTGTGGGAAAAATGGTCCTCAACAGGAACCCAGTCAACTACTTTGCAGAGGTGGAGCAGCTGGCCTTTGACCCCAGCAACATGCCACCAGGCATCGAGGCGAGCCCCGACAAGATGCTGCAG GGTCGTCTCTTCTCCTACCCAGACACACATCGACACCGTCTTGGAGCCAACTACCTGCAGATCCCCGTGAACTGCCCCTTCAGGACCCGTGTGACCAACTACCAGCGTGATGGACCGATGTGCATGTTTGACAACCAAG GTGGAGCTCCAAACTACTATCCCAACAGCTTCAGTGCCCCAGAGCAGCAGCCTCAGTTTGTGGAGTCCAAGTTCAAGGTGTCTCCAGATGTGGCGCGTTACAACAGTGCAGATGATGATAATTTCACACAG GTTCGCACCTTCTACACGCAGGTCCTCAACGAAGAGGAGCGCCAGAGACTTTGCCAGAACATGGCAGGGGCCCTGAAGGGAGCCCAGCTCTTCATCCAAAAACGCATG CTTGAGAACTTGAAGGCTGTCCATCCCGACTATGGAAACCAGGTTCAGACCCTTCTCAACAAGTACAATGCGGAGGCCAAGAAG aaCACAGCTGTGCATGTGTACAGCCGTCCAGGAGTCTCAGCTATGGCTGCATCCTCCAAGATGTGA